Genomic window (Polaromonas sp. JS666):
ATTCGGTGTCCGATTTCGGCCGCTGCAATAGGCGGAAGGCAGCTTTCCGCTCAATCCGCTTTCCCGGACGCCTGTCAACGGCTTGCGCGACGACGCTAAGCCGGCGGTGAGCCCACGATGGGGTCCGTACTTCGCAGCTCACCTGACAAGGCGAGTCGGCGCGCGATACCCACGATGATTTGGGCGGCCGCCTTGGCCGCCGGCGCCGTTGGGCTGTCGGCGCGCGTGTAGAGGCCCACATCCAGGGGCACCAGTGGCTTCGCCATCGGCAGCTCGACCAGCCGTCCGGCCGCCATGCATGAACGCAGCAGTGCGGGAGGCAACAGGCCCACCATGTCGCTTGCAGCGATGAGGTCAAGCGCAACGGAGTGAGACCCGCAATGCACAGCCGGCACTGGGGCGGGCAAGCCCTCCGCTAGAAACGACTGCCTGATGAGGTCGCCGGGAAGTCCCGGTGCGGCCATTGACAGCCACGCGCACTGCACGAGCTCGTTCAGGCTGCGCGCGCTGGCCAGCGGATGGCCCGGACGGACGACCACTCGCATCTGAATCTCGAACAAGGGCCGAAAGCGCAGGCCGGCATCGAGATGCGAGCGCGCGTGATGCGCCACCGCCATGTCCAGCGCCGCTTCGCGCACCAAAGGCGGCAAGGTCCCCGGGCTCAACTCGAGCAGGCGGATTCTGGTGTTCGGGCGCTGCTGCCGCAAGGCCGTCACGAATTCCGGCAGCAGCAGGCTCGCAGCCGACGGCGAGACACCCACCGTTACGAGGCCGCCGCCATCGTCGCTGCTGCGCCTGGCTTCGTCGGCACCCATGCGCAACTCCGCCTCGGCCACACGCGCGCGCGCAAGGAACGCGCTGCCCGCAGCGGTGAGCGAAGCGCCGCGAACGCTGCGCTGCATCAGCTGCACGCCCAGCTCCTCCTCGAGTTGCTGCAAGGCGCGGGTGAGCGCAGGTTGGGACACGCCGAGCCGGCGCGCTGCGCCACGGATGCTACCGGCGTCGACGACGGCGATGAATTGTTCGATTCTTTGAAGGCGCATGGCATTCCCCAGGGTGATGCACGGTCGGCATCGACATGCCGCATCATGCATCTTCCCCCAACTCGGCCGATGTGCGCAAATCGGGCTCATCGAATGCATCACCAACCGGGGAGATCACATGCAAGTTGACCCACGTTCCAACCCAAATTCGCGACGCGAGTTTCTTCGCGCAGGCTCGGCCACAGTCGCCGCCTTGCTGATCCTGGGCGCCGGCGAAAGCGCCCGTGCGCAGCCAGCGATCGAGACGTTGCATATTCTCAGCGGCTCTGCCGCAGGGAGCACACCCGACATTGTGGCGCGCCACGTCGCCGAGCAGTTGAGCGGCCGCTACGCCAAAACCGCCATCGTCGACAACCGTCCCGGCGCCGCAGGGCGGATCGCCATGAACGCCTTGAAGCTGGCCCCCAC
Coding sequences:
- a CDS encoding LysR family transcriptional regulator, which encodes MRLQRIEQFIAVVDAGSIRGAARRLGVSQPALTRALQQLEEELGVQLMQRSVRGASLTAAGSAFLARARVAEAELRMGADEARRSSDDGGGLVTVGVSPSAASLLLPEFVTALRQQRPNTRIRLLELSPGTLPPLVREAALDMAVAHHARSHLDAGLRFRPLFEIQMRVVVRPGHPLASARSLNELVQCAWLSMAAPGLPGDLIRQSFLAEGLPAPVPAVHCGSHSVALDLIAASDMVGLLPPALLRSCMAAGRLVELPMAKPLVPLDVGLYTRADSPTAPAAKAAAQIIVGIARRLALSGELRSTDPIVGSPPA